The genome window TTTTGTTTATGCGAATGTATTTATTGCTCCTTACCGATTAGTATTGaccattttaattttaaaattgaaatttataatattttatgtTTTGAAGAATGTTTTAGATTcccctgaaaattcaatatgttgaaattaaaaaacaatattaTACCGATAAGATTGATAAAACTACTACCGGTAAATAATGTTCATTGTATAAAAATATTGCGCATATTACCCATTAATAATAAACGTAATTAGATACTTTTAATTCAAGGACTTGTACTAAAACATGATATGCAAATCCGTTTGGACATGGTTTTGTTAATGCACCATCGCGGCAAACGCTGTGCCTGTCGTGTATTATTTTCCCCTTCATCGAAGATGAGAAAATTTGACAATAGACGAGTCATCAACAAtaggaaataataaaacgtgATAAATAGCCGAGCAAATAGCGACGATTCAACTCCAGGTGCACTCGGGTAGAGACATGATTCTTCTTTGAGTAAACAAGCTTTATATGCATGAAAGTAAATTGACAACTCGAAGGGGTCAAATGTAGactctttttttatatttgttgAGCGCTAATTTGGCACGTGAGTAAAGTTAAATCGACAGCACAAGTAATCACGTTAAAGAGATCATTCTAATCTAAAATAATAAGATaggattgaaaataaattgtaaataactCGCAAAAGTCTTTCGTATTTCGGAAAATCCTTCCAGAATTTTCTGATTTCATAAGGAACATTCTAAGAACTCTGGATTCAAACTTGAATTTTCCgtcattatttcaaatttacaTTTCATCTATGAATTAAAACGAACATATCTTGATAATAGCAAAAGAATgcgattaaaaaatgttattcttTGCATTTTCAGACTTCTTCGTGGGTTCACATTGACAAGTGGTCCACAGAGGCAATTTGAGGGgagtttttcaaataaatcaacCCATTGTTTATTCTGAAAACAGCCATTGGGGACatcattctctttttttttcattagggaGCGAAATGATGGCCATTCATTAAGGCACGCCCCAGCtgcaatgcaaaaaaaaaaaggcttCAACGTCTGATCaactccattttattttttctctctgtccctatTATTACCCGAAAATATCTTGCGCTATAAGGTGAAATACTGACGAGAGTGTTAATCGAATGGCAATAGCCTTAGAAAAGGGATCGACAgcatttatgaaataaattattgcagTTGGTTTCGCGTGATAATCATTTAAAGcccagtgaaaaaataaagaaaataaatgaacatgTGAAATTATCCAAATCATGAAAGTCTTCGATTATTTACGGAATAAAAATTGGCATTTGGTAAAAACTTGAAAAGAAGTCAAAACCTATGCAATAATGCCTCATGCATCGTCATGATCCCCTGATCTTCATTCACTATTTCTTCAGTCGCTTCTTTTTGGAACATAatctttaaaataaaaaccaaaGCATCTCGAAAAACTACAAGTAGCATCTTCATGTGCCACGTATGAGAGATCAAGTATCGATGATACAATAAAATTGCGCTGGCGCGAGTCAATAGTCAGGCGTACATCGCCCGGGTGACTCGATAGCCATAAGTTGTCCTAACTTTCTTCAGAACTCTTAGTTACCGCGCTTTCTCACTGCTCTCACGGACTCGCGCTATAATCAACTCGTCTGCCAAATTGTCATCCTCGCGgtagtttttatttatagaAATCTAAAGAAATGGCTTAACATTAACAGTTGACAAACGTGATAACAacgaaattttcgaataaccTACCAGGTAAATATTACTGTCGATTCATTTGTTTAAGAGGTAACCAACTGGAAATAACCTGTTGCATCGTTTTTGATGGTTAATGAACTACCTTAACATTCACtcttaaaaaatcaatgaaacttTCACCCTTAGTTATTCATTACATTATACGTGTAAGTctgattattgaaaaatgactTGGTGTCATTTAAATCAATAGGTAGCCAAAgataaatgttaattaacaTTAGTCTATTTCAGTAATCTTTGACTTTCTGTCACATCTGTAATCATATACAAattaaaataagaaaaatgagaaaatttaattttcaatttctattATCTATGAacttttccaaaatatttatgaTAGTTCTAACACTTCTCCATAGAGATAAAATATTTCGGGTGGACTCTTCAATGGCTAACAAAAAAGAGGAATCAAACCCCGAAAGATGTGGGAAATCAAGGATTCCATCTAGACAATGGATAAGCCAAAAAATGAAAGACCTCTGGGGATTTGGATTGGACGAGATAACGAATTATGAAAGATTCGTTGAATTTCTTTACAGACCAACTGATGCAGCAAGTCTCGGAGTGGCTCGAGCACTGTTTGGTAAGTATTAAAAAAgaacagaaaaaattctaattacttggtaaacaataaaattattaataagaaaaaaaactgtatGAGCTTAAATGTGATTCTATCATAGTCTTTCTGTTAAATCTATATTGTCAAAATAAGAtccaaagaaaaattaaatgctcCAGGTTTGTGTATGGTGATTGAGATAGTAGAAGAACGAGGATTATCAGACATTGAATTAAAATGGAGAGGCGCCCACGCCTGTCACTTTCCGTTGATTCATGGCATGAAGCAGCCCTCATTACCCCACATGATTGCCCTTTATACTTTGATGTTGTTGGGAGCTTTCGGAATAATGCTCGGATTTTTCTTTAAACTCTCCTGTGCCAGTTTTGTCATACCCTACTGGTACATTTTTATTCTTGACAAGAGCTTCTGGAACAATCACTCGTATCTCTATGGCCTTGTCTCAACACTATTCTGGGGAACAGGCGCCAATCGTTACTGTGCATTAGACTCGAGTCTACAACCCAAGAACCAAGCGAGTGTGCCCTTGTGGAACTACTTCATTCTAAAgtgtcaattttttctactATATTTCTTAGCTGGATTGAAGAAATCTAGCAGAGAGTGGTTGGAAGGCTACTCTATGATGAATTTGTCAGAGCACTGGATCTTTAATATTTTCAAGCTCTTCTTGACAACTGCACAGATCGATTTCTTGATTATCCACTGGTTTGCTTTCATCTTCGATTTAACAATTGGCTTCTGGCTGCTCTTTGAAAAGACGAGAATTCCTGGTATGATCTTCTGTGCAGCATTTCATTTGATGAATTCAAGGCTTTTCAGCATCGGAATGTTTCCCTATGTGTGTCTAGCAACAATGGGACTATTCTGTCATGTCAGCTGGCCAAGGAGGATAATTTCCTCATTAATAGCCTTAAGAAGTTCTGCAgtaagggaaaaaaatcaactgattACATGCTCTACCTCCAAAAAAGAAGAAATGGACGACTCAGACACTAAAAACAGgagtaaaaatgacaaaaatgcCATCAGTACTTGGATGCCAAAATCCATTTTACCAAAAGACAGAGTAAAACTGAAAACTTTTAAAAAGAAACAGAagattgttgtttttttcttgcttCTCCATATAATTCTTCAAGTCTTCCTTCCTTATTCCCATTTCATAACAAAAGGATATAACAATTGGGTATCAGGACTGTACGGCTATTCTTGGGATATGATGATCCACAACTGGGACACAATTCTCGTTGTAGTGAGAGTCCATGACAATGAGAACAGCAaggattattttattgacCCTCAAGCCTGGGTGCAAAATGAAAGGTGGTCAAAGCATCCAGACATGGTGATTCAATACGCCCAGTGTATTAAAACCCaattattgaaaacaaaaCAACAGGTCCTGAGGGGAGCAAAAAGAGCCAAAGACATAACTGAGTGGTCAAAATTGTCATCAAATCTGAGTATTTACATTGACGTCAGATGTTCTCTAAACAGTAGATTTCAGCAGAGAATGTTCGATCCCAATATTGATATGTTGCAGGCTGAGTGGCATCCATTGAAACCTGTCAGTTTTCTAATGCCTCTCTTAACTCAATATAACACATATAGAGAGAAAATGGATGAAATAATACAGAACGTTTACACATGGTCTAATTACACTGACGTTCTTTTTGTAGCTGACTATCCGAGCATGAGCATGGAAAACTACTTCaccaatgatttttccaatatAACGTTGACAGTTTTAGAAGGTCAAGTAATCTATTCGGAGGAGAATTTGTCTGACATAACTACTATTGACAAGAATTACAGAATGTCTGTCACTGCGGCTAAACTCCATAAAATCACAACAATTAGCGATTATCCATCCTGCTATATGTACACGTATAACAATCAAACGAAGGAAAACATGACGATGAATGGGTAAGTGCAATTGTCTTTTCACTATTTCATCGGATTGCATATAGTAATCTGGCTTTTTGTACTGATCATAGGATATCCGAGCCCCCGCAAACAAGAATTCAATTACCGTTTATCAAGGAGCTAAGATACACACTAAACGCCTGTTGGAGAGCTGTTGGCCACATAGCGAATGCGTTCTTCTATATTGTTTATGATATACCAATGGGTCGTCGAGTGTCAAGAGAACTCAATTACTATGAAGActattatgaataattattaatttgattaatgTTTGTCATTATTTCGCATGTCATTTTAAATATACCCAGTAATGTGATTTATAACAAGACTGATTGCGctcttcacgtttttttttaatcagtctTACACATGAAGTTAACACATATTTTAAAGTGACTAACTTATCAAATTTATACAAATAGTGGTTACCTTGTTTGCAAATTCAGTGAAGAAATGGAGTAGTTAATTCGTTGTCactaaaaataatcgacaatGGAGTAAGAATCCAAATACTATGTAAATAGAATCGACTATATTCCAGGCGTAAATGCttgtaattttataattgcTTATCACACAGATTACTTgtcgtaaataaaaatatatgagaTAGTTCGAATTTTCTGCTCGGAGCAACGGGATATGACGACAATGTTAGGAGATTAGTATACAGTCAGTGCAGAGGGCACTGTGTGAGCGCGGGCCGTTTAAACTCGTACAACTGATTTTCCATATTATTTTGGTTATCAAATATTATATGGTTTATTTTACATACATTGCTTATATAAATTTTCACTTATACCTCATTCGGGATGAACTCTGCGGATTTTCCATGTTGTTTTATTCTTATTTCTttccaaataattcaaaacaCATCAACAACTTAGCCTATGTAGTATTGCGTGTTATTTACAACGGCTCATCCCGATGATAGGAGGGGGACAGTTCTCAGTACTTGCCGCATACCaacattataattataatctcTATACAAATGTGCGCGACCAGAGGGCGTCAGAAGGTATCATAGTAGTTGGAAATAGATCAATAGGTTATGTTTGATTATGGCCATGTGCAGTTAAGAACGTGAACCAGTGGTATATGTTTTTCCTCAGTTTAATTAAAGCTTTATCTATTCTTCAAGTATTCCGTAAGTTACTAAATTGTATTGATCAATTGCTCACAGTAATTTCCTACCCTTAACCGTATTCTCCCGCAATAAATCCAGATAATGACGCGATTTGCACGAGCCAAGGGTTCCAAAGCCTCCAACGAACGATTACCAGATGAGCCGACCCCCTGGCATATGATGAAGCAACAATTGGAGTGTTCAATGGCTTTTCAACAATCCTCCCCATCTCAGAGGACCAAATCTGCAAAAGAACTTTTGAAAGAACAAGAAGAGCCTTTTTACTGTAATGGAGGTGCTGTTGTTCACGATTGGGCAGagtttccagaaaaaaaagtgaaatcgtTGATCAGTAATCAATCTAAAGACTCTCATGGAAACTTTACAAGCAAAAATATCTCGAACCGGCCATTGGAATTGAATCTAGAACACCTTAAACATGGACAAACACAAGTCCACTCGGAAAATAATGTTTcatcttcaaaaaaatcaaagaaaagaAAGTCAATAACAGAATACACTCCCCAAGATCCTACTGATAACTTTGATGTACGTGAACAACATTCCTTCCCCTGGAAAGAATCAACGGACCAAAACACAATATTTACATTAAATCcacaaaattcttcaaaaatcaagAGTAAAATTAATGCTCACCagacgaaaaaacaaaaaataaatgaagaaaacaTATTAATAACCttgaaaaaatccgaaatgAGACCAAATTTGGAAAAAGGTAGCTCTCAGATATCCTCTGCTGACTATCATTTTGATAATTGCCAGGCACCCCCCAAGAATGTTAATTTAACTCCCAGAGAAGAGGGGACCTTGCAAGCGCTTCCTGTTAAGCTCAGCAAACGTCAGAAACGGAATAGAAAGAACAAACTCACCAAATCAGAAGAGCAATCATCTGTCCTTGTTGTTAAAAATGAAGACAAGAGTGCCTCATGTGTTTTCAACACAGAGTCGAACGAATGgagtaatgaaataaaattggggAACACGACAATGGCCATCAACTCCCCTGAAGAGAATAACAAATTCCTAGAAGACAGTGACAGACAGCAAAATGAATTGCAAAAGAAAACTGAAGGTCAAAGTAGTTCAATGAGAGCTGACTTTATCAAATCTCGGAAAAAATTAGACAAACAGAAAGTCGTCAAGAAGCAAAAACTACCAAAGATTCGAGACGACAAGGAACATAAGAGGAGAAAGCCCACCTCAGGcccaacaaaaataataataaatggacTGGAAATCGAAATAGTTATGTACGACGGTTTCCCAGTGAAGAAAGAGGACGCAGAAAGGCTGATGGAGTTGAGAAGGGAAATGGTTATGAAGGGAATTCCGAAGGCGGAAATCAATGCTGCTATGAAGTTGGAAAGGAGAAAAGCAGAGAAAGCGTTATCGAGGATCAAGAAAAATGTTTGCTTTCACTGCAGGAAAGCTGGCCATAATCTTTCCGATTGTCCTGATCTCGGAAAAGAGGAAGCAGCCATAGGGATATGTTTCAAGTGCGGATCCACAGAACATACCCATTTCGAATGCAGAGTTACGAAGAAAGAGGAGTTTGGATTTGCAAAATGTTTTATCTGCAGAGAACAGGGACATATTGCTAAACAGTGTCCAGATAATCCCAAGGGCCTCTATCCTCAGGGAGGTTCGTGTAAAATTTGTGGCGATGTcactcatttaaaaaaaaattgcccagATCTTATGCAGGATAAAGAGGAAAGTACCCTCACTGTTGCAAGTATTTTAGATAATGCGGTAGAAGATTTAGTGGGCGAAAGAAGAGTCCAGGAGAAAAAGGAAGAGAAACAGAAAGTTGTGACGTTTTGAtgagaaaattgtaattataaataaagcaGTAATAAATTCGTGGATGAAATAAAGATGTGGAAAACAATAAGAGTTGGAATTTATTGAACACTGTTAATGAGAACCCTCAGAAAAGAATTAATGATGTACATTTGTCATTTACACCTTTTTATAttcacaattattattattctgattaagaattgaaataattggtATTGTACTCTGATATTTATGTTCTCTTAGCATGATAAATCAATAGTCGatcttttattaataattattaaaatattatcataaaaaatacgtGTTATattccaggattttttttcaatcacgtATTCAGCTCAATGGAActattaatttatatatatatatatgtgtcAAATAACTGTGACTTCGacacaattaattttatcttcTTACTCATGTGTAAACAGATGCCCACTAATATAATAATCAATTCTCTGATTATGCTCATTTAAACTGAAGGTACACCCTAAAAGACATAACTGCTGTCTGAATTTTTGCTCCACTTTCTTATATTCaggcaaataattattttatacaaTCAAAGATTCAGTGCTCTTCACATCTCTGGAATAAATACTCTACTAGGTAGTGGTTTCAGCTTCGTAGGCAGACTCGATTATTTCCTTGAGGCAGCGTCCAAACTCCTCGATTATCAGTCTCTGTGAGGTGTCTTCATCCAGCATAGATCGTTCAGCATCTTCAGCCTGGGCCATTAAACACTGACAAGTCATCTCAACGACTTTATCGGTTAAGAAATTGAATGGTTGTCTGGAAGAAGGAGAGGAGAGAGTAACGTTATTCTTTGAAACACATTAAAGAAGTGATTGTAATTACCTTGGTCCTGTGTTAGAGGTAGCAGGAGGTCGGAATGTCATAGCGGAAAATTGTTGGGTTTTCGATTTATTCAACATTAAATGAGTCGTTGTAACTTCAGCAGCATCAACAAGATCCTTCagtgattttttctcaatagaCGGCTCCTCGACATTCCTACAGCCTATGCATTTACAGTTTGCTGAACAAGGTATCTTAGCCTAAACATGTCAACCATAATAATGAGTTAAACTTgacaagaaaatgaaaattattcacgaGATATCTCAATTGAATACTGACCTCATAACACtcgcagtaattttttaaacagcCACTGCGCTTGCAGTTGCAGCCCTTGTTGTGTCTTCGTATATCATCCCCAGTCTCTCTTCCCTTTCCAATTTTCGGACGAAAGGCATTGGGATTGCGTTCCAGACATGTCTTAATGGCCCTCTGTCTTTCCTCTTCATTCCCCAGATTATTAGAACAATTATTGCAGTTACACATATGACAGAATTCACCATTAGCAAAGCAATCGCAGTATCTGAAAAGAAACATGATTGTTCTTTTATGGAAAGAAACGCTCTAGAAGATGATCAACTTTCATTTGTTTCGAGTGCGGACCTCTCCTCTTCCCTCTCTAATTATGCCGTTtgcttctctctctctctttctctcgcaCCTGCTCCCGCCCCCCTTTGCCGATTGATGAAACAAGTGAGCAAAAGTTTCAAAAAAATAGAGCattaaaaatatagttttGAGCTTACAGTTTAAGACATTGAGACTTTGTACAGTTGCATGGTTTTCGGGGGCGAATCCCATTAGCTTCAGTGGTTGCAATACTTTTTTGTGAAGCTTTTGGTGTTGATGGATCTGCAGatgaatttgataaatttccaCTAGTACTTTGAGCAGTACTAAGGAGAGTTGGGGTTGAAGGAGTGGATTTCGCTTTTGGTTCTTCACTTTGCTGCaataaaattgagaataaagtaattaaaattggaaatatGATAAAACAAGTTGTTTAAAATTTCGAACATTTAAGTAATTTAGAAATTAATAGAAGAACTTTTATAATAGAGGAATTGAAAGAATTATTCAGctattttcaatctctttaaaaatatgaatatgaaaaacttatgtaattgatcaattaattttaagaaTGTATTAATTTGTAATTACCTGTTGAATATATTGAGCCGGCAGAACGACAATATTACTAACATTTGAATTAGTGGAAATAACAGCCTGTCCAGATGCCAGTTGGCTCAATGCTGATGCCGGAATGGCCACAGCATTCTTTGTTGGGCCACCCGTAGTCGTTGGTGCTGGTATCAAAAGTCTTTGATTTCCCGCTGACACAGTTGTTTTTGGGACAACGGTTCTTAACGGCTGATTTGTCGTAGTATTTAAAGGAACGACCTTGACTATCTGCTGCTGTCCTCCGATCTTCTGCGTCACCCCCATCGCCTGAATTGTCTGGGGCTTGGGTTTTCCCACAGTCATGACATTGGTAGTCGGTGAAGAAGCTGTACTGACCAATCTCACATACTGCACTTGTCTTCCTGGCATTTGTATTGGATGGCCTGGTATTCTTATCACTTGACCACCTCCCAGAACAGTTCCAGGTTTCAATGCACTCTAATATAACACCAATAATAAGTGAaagagtgtttttttttcattagggaAAATTGAGGTAAAATGGTAAAATGTAGAGGAATGACAAAATGATAAATctcgaattattttaaaaagtatCCATTTTACCTCAtctaaaaaaatagtgataatTGGATTATATTTTACTTGTCTGATGATGACCTTCTGAGGACTTGTCTGGACTGTATTTTTGCTTGTATTTGTGAATGTCACTTGAGAATTGGGAATCGTTGTCTGCCGTACCTGAGTGGTAACTGTAGGTGCAGGAAGAATCTTAGCAGGCGATTTAACTGAAGTTGTAGGTATGAGGGTCAATTTCGGTGGTTGTGAAGTGGACGTTTGAACTACCAAACCTGATTTATTGAGAATAATTCCCTGCTGCTTCTGAGTAGTCGAGGGAAGTATTTGTTGCACCTTG of Diachasmimorpha longicaudata isolate KC_UGA_2023 chromosome 3, iyDiaLong2, whole genome shotgun sequence contains these proteins:
- the LOC135160655 gene encoding vitamin K-dependent gamma-carboxylase is translated as MANKKEESNPERCGKSRIPSRQWISQKMKDLWGFGLDEITNYERFVEFLYRPTDAASLGVARALFGLCMVIEIVEERGLSDIELKWRGAHACHFPLIHGMKQPSLPHMIALYTLMLLGAFGIMLGFFFKLSCASFVIPYWYIFILDKSFWNNHSYLYGLVSTLFWGTGANRYCALDSSLQPKNQASVPLWNYFILKCQFFLLYFLAGLKKSSREWLEGYSMMNLSEHWIFNIFKLFLTTAQIDFLIIHWFAFIFDLTIGFWLLFEKTRIPGMIFCAAFHLMNSRLFSIGMFPYVCLATMGLFCHVSWPRRIISSLIALRSSAVREKNQLITCSTSKKEEMDDSDTKNRSKNDKNAISTWMPKSILPKDRVKLKTFKKKQKIVVFFLLLHIILQVFLPYSHFITKGYNNWVSGLYGYSWDMMIHNWDTILVVVRVHDNENSKDYFIDPQAWVQNERWSKHPDMVIQYAQCIKTQLLKTKQQVLRGAKRAKDITEWSKLSSNLSIYIDVRCSLNSRFQQRMFDPNIDMLQAEWHPLKPVSFLMPLLTQYNTYREKMDEIIQNVYTWSNYTDVLFVADYPSMSMENYFTNDFSNITLTVLEGQVIYSEENLSDITTIDKNYRMSVTAAKLHKITTISDYPSCYMYTYNNQTKENMTMNGISEPPQTRIQLPFIKELRYTLNACWRAVGHIANAFFYIVYDIPMGRRVSRELNYYEDYYE
- the LOC135160659 gene encoding uncharacterized protein LOC135160659 is translated as MTRFARAKGSKASNERLPDEPTPWHMMKQQLECSMAFQQSSPSQRTKSAKELLKEQEEPFYCNGGAVVHDWAEFPEKKVKSLISNQSKDSHGNFTSKNISNRPLELNLEHLKHGQTQVHSENNVSSSKKSKKRKSITEYTPQDPTDNFDVREQHSFPWKESTDQNTIFTLNPQNSSKIKSKINAHQTKKQKINEENILITLKKSEMRPNLEKGSSQISSADYHFDNCQAPPKNVNLTPREEGTLQALPVKLSKRQKRNRKNKLTKSEEQSSVLVVKNEDKSASCVFNTESNEWSNEIKLGNTTMAINSPEENNKFLEDSDRQQNELQKKTEGQSSSMRADFIKSRKKLDKQKVVKKQKLPKIRDDKEHKRRKPTSGPTKIIINGLEIEIVMYDGFPVKKEDAERLMELRREMVMKGIPKAEINAAMKLERRKAEKALSRIKKNVCFHCRKAGHNLSDCPDLGKEEAAIGICFKCGSTEHTHFECRVTKKEEFGFAKCFICREQGHIAKQCPDNPKGLYPQGGSCKICGDVTHLKKNCPDLMQDKEESTLTVASILDNAVEDLVGERRVQEKKEEKQKVVTF
- the LOC135160654 gene encoding protein lin-54 homolog isoform X2 — encoded protein: MSSNKATAPRALVEPITLADNELSALNVANSSDHYSTSELESFVSIEADLECMNEEVMTTEEIIIERSEDNQVITPDVEMTDISEQVQSEQIIYTAATQTSQNLVFQTKPTLQRVPISAVQVKANAAQPSQSQSIMIVSPAGGSGTSQILKISHPATASRGQIQSLAQSIITAKSADGNIVHLRSAQTGKPLVATSQAANITVSNIQGTKNSQMTAKRPTQVMHQNRNVITKMFLSGNQSQPGQEVILTQSQEASQPQTIKFLTTSNTQGLNNAAKTITFAQAQQMGLITGANKVQQILPSTTQKQQGIILNKSVTTQVRQTTIPNSQVTFTNTSKNTVQTSPQKVIIRQSALKPGTVLGGGQVIRIPGHPIQMPGRQVQYVRLVSTASSPTTNVMTVGKPKPQTIQAMGVTQKIGGQQQIVKVVPLNTTTNQPLRTVVPKTTVSAGNQRLLIPAPTTTGGPTKNAVAIPASALSQLASGQAVISTNSNVSNIVVLPAQYIQQQSEEPKAKSTPSTPTLLSTAQSTSGNLSNSSADPSTPKASQKSIATTEANGIRPRKPCNCTKSQCLKLYCDCFANGEFCHMCNCNNCSNNLGNEEERQRAIKTCLERNPNAFRPKIGKGRETGDDIRRHNKGCNCKRSGCLKNYCECYEAKIPCSANCKCIGCRNVEEPSIEKKSLKDLVDAAEVTTTHLMLNKSKTQQFSAMTFRPPATSNTGPRQPFNFLTDKVVEMTCQCLMAQAEDAERSMLDEDTSQRLIIEEFGRCLKEIIESAYEAETTT
- the LOC135160654 gene encoding protein lin-54 homolog isoform X1 encodes the protein MSSNKATAPRALVEPITLADNELSALNVANSSDHYSTSELESFVSIEADLECMNEEVMTTEEIIIERSEDNQVITPDVEMTDISEQVQSEQIIYTAATQTSQNLVFQTKPTLQRVPISAVQVKANAAQPSQSQSIMIVSPAGGSGTSQILKISHPATASRGQIQSLAQSIITAKSADGNIVHLRSAQTGKPLVATSQAANITVSNIQGTKNSQMTAKRPTQVMHQNRNVITKMFLSGNQSQPGQEVILTQSQEASQPQTIKFLTTSNTQGLNNAAKTITFAQAQQMGLITGANKVQQILPSTTQKQQGIILNKSGLVVQTSTSQPPKLTLIPTTSVKSPAKILPAPTVTTQVRQTTIPNSQVTFTNTSKNTVQTSPQKVIIRQSALKPGTVLGGGQVIRIPGHPIQMPGRQVQYVRLVSTASSPTTNVMTVGKPKPQTIQAMGVTQKIGGQQQIVKVVPLNTTTNQPLRTVVPKTTVSAGNQRLLIPAPTTTGGPTKNAVAIPASALSQLASGQAVISTNSNVSNIVVLPAQYIQQQSEEPKAKSTPSTPTLLSTAQSTSGNLSNSSADPSTPKASQKSIATTEANGIRPRKPCNCTKSQCLKLYCDCFANGEFCHMCNCNNCSNNLGNEEERQRAIKTCLERNPNAFRPKIGKGRETGDDIRRHNKGCNCKRSGCLKNYCECYEAKIPCSANCKCIGCRNVEEPSIEKKSLKDLVDAAEVTTTHLMLNKSKTQQFSAMTFRPPATSNTGPRQPFNFLTDKVVEMTCQCLMAQAEDAERSMLDEDTSQRLIIEEFGRCLKEIIESAYEAETTT